The following are from one region of the Scylla paramamosain isolate STU-SP2022 chromosome 45, ASM3559412v1, whole genome shotgun sequence genome:
- the LOC135094329 gene encoding uncharacterized protein LOC135094329 isoform X4 has translation MQEGLAVMTAGCHRPAGVMVPDQLVHISEMVVVLENSWFAKGSARQAACPHSHQKDHRHEGCQPAGHVPNTAPTCILTSFSINTSHTEK, from the exons atgcaggaaggattAGCGGTGATGACTGCAGGCTGCCATCGACCCGCAG GTGTGATGGTGCCCGACCAGCTGGTACACATcagtgagatggtggtggtgctggaaaaCAGCTGGTTTGCCAAGGGCAGCGCCAGGCAGGCTGCCTGCCCACACAGTCACCAGAAGGATCACAG GCATGAGGGGTGCCAGCCAGCAGGCCACGTCCCCAACACAGCTCCCACCTGCATCCTGACCTCATTCAGCATCAACACCAGCCACACAGAAAAGTGA
- the LOC135094329 gene encoding uncharacterized protein LOC135094329 isoform X1: protein MQEGLAVMTAGCHRPAGVMVPDQLVHISEMVVVLENSWFAKGSARQAACPHSHQKDHRFHSQVKPHQTQHRVQLLLRYQWSEVKLQEVFPAQIFTYISVASTSPVRSWEHRVLFGRKEARLLGHGLTPLSRTPTGMRGASQQATSPTQLPPAS from the exons atgcaggaaggattAGCGGTGATGACTGCAGGCTGCCATCGACCCGCAG GTGTGATGGTGCCCGACCAGCTGGTACACATcagtgagatggtggtggtgctggaaaaCAGCTGGTTTGCCAAGGGCAGCGCCAGGCAGGCTGCCTGCCCACACAGTCACCAGAAGGATCACAG GTTCCATTCACAGGTAAAGCCTCATCAGACACAACACAGAGTGCAGCTTCTTCTGAGATACCAGTGGTCTgaagtgaagctgcaagaagttttCCCAGCACAGATCTTCACTTACATTTCTGTTGCCAGCACATCTCCCGTCAGGTCTTGGGAGCACCGGGTGTTGTTCGGCAGGAAGGAGGCCAGGTTGTTAGGGCACGGCCTCACCCCACTGTCGCGCACACCCACAGGCATGAGGGGTGCCAGCCAGCAGGCCACGTCCCCAACACAGCTCCCACCTGCATCCTGA
- the LOC135094329 gene encoding uncharacterized protein LOC135094329 isoform X2: protein MQEGLAVMTAGCHRPAGVMVPDQLVHISEMVVVLENSWFAKGSARQAACPHSHQKDHSTSPVRSWEHRVLFGRKEARLLGHGLTPLSRTPTGMRGASQQATSPTQLPPAS, encoded by the exons atgcaggaaggattAGCGGTGATGACTGCAGGCTGCCATCGACCCGCAG GTGTGATGGTGCCCGACCAGCTGGTACACATcagtgagatggtggtggtgctggaaaaCAGCTGGTTTGCCAAGGGCAGCGCCAGGCAGGCTGCCTGCCCACACAGTCACCAGAAGGATCACAG CACATCTCCCGTCAGGTCTTGGGAGCACCGGGTGTTGTTCGGCAGGAAGGAGGCCAGGTTGTTAGGGCACGGCCTCACCCCACTGTCGCGCACACCCACAGGCATGAGGGGTGCCAGCCAGCAGGCCACGTCCCCAACACAGCTCCCACCTGCATCCTGA
- the LOC135094329 gene encoding uncharacterized protein LOC135094329 isoform X3, whose translation MQEGLAVMTAGCHRPAGVMVPDQLVHISEMVVVLENSWFAKGSARQAACPHSHQKDHRSWEHRVLFGRKEARLLGHGLTPLSRTPTGMRGASQQATSPTQLPPAS comes from the exons atgcaggaaggattAGCGGTGATGACTGCAGGCTGCCATCGACCCGCAG GTGTGATGGTGCCCGACCAGCTGGTACACATcagtgagatggtggtggtgctggaaaaCAGCTGGTTTGCCAAGGGCAGCGCCAGGCAGGCTGCCTGCCCACACAGTCACCAGAAGGATCACAG GTCTTGGGAGCACCGGGTGTTGTTCGGCAGGAAGGAGGCCAGGTTGTTAGGGCACGGCCTCACCCCACTGTCGCGCACACCCACAGGCATGAGGGGTGCCAGCCAGCAGGCCACGTCCCCAACACAGCTCCCACCTGCATCCTGA